The Fibrobacter sp. UWEL genome includes a region encoding these proteins:
- a CDS encoding thioredoxin domain-containing protein codes for MKRFSIAAAAILAAGLVACNQASAGGAVSNNAAARIDALEKKVAEMEASMEAVGYILEKRAGMSIEDAKKEMEEANKVWDIPVDESPVFGNTTNPKLTIVEFTEFQCPYCSRIAPTVKELMDKHADEIKFVYKNFPLSFHPNAKPAAAAAIAAQKQGKFWEYRYALAPHSRELGDSIYVAVAKEVGLNIEQFEKDRVLDDAMNARIDKDFNLGAKVGVQGTPNFYINGKRQDRFSPELVEKLLKEAK; via the coding sequence ATGAAACGATTCTCTATTGCCGCTGCTGCAATTCTTGCTGCTGGACTGGTCGCCTGCAATCAGGCCTCCGCCGGTGGTGCTGTTTCCAACAATGCTGCTGCCCGTATCGACGCACTCGAAAAGAAGGTTGCCGAAATGGAAGCCAGCATGGAAGCTGTAGGCTACATCCTGGAAAAGCGCGCTGGCATGTCTATTGAAGATGCCAAGAAGGAAATGGAAGAAGCCAACAAGGTCTGGGACATTCCTGTTGACGAATCTCCGGTTTTCGGCAACACCACCAACCCGAAGCTCACTATTGTTGAGTTTACTGAATTCCAGTGCCCGTACTGCTCTCGCATTGCTCCCACTGTCAAGGAACTGATGGACAAGCACGCGGACGAAATCAAGTTCGTCTACAAGAACTTCCCCCTGTCCTTCCACCCCAATGCTAAGCCCGCTGCAGCTGCTGCAATTGCAGCCCAGAAGCAGGGTAAGTTCTGGGAATACCGTTATGCTCTGGCACCGCACTCCCGTGAACTGGGCGACTCCATCTACGTCGCTGTGGCTAAGGAAGTCGGCCTGAATATCGAACAGTTCGAAAAGGACCGCGTTCTGGATGACGCTATGAACGCTCGTATTGATAAGGACTTCAACCTGGGTGCCAAGGTCGGCGTTCAGGGTACTCCGAACTTCTACATCAACGGCAAGCGCCAGGATCGTTTCAGCCCGGAACTGGTTGAAAAGCTCCTGAAGGAAGCTAAGTAG